A stretch of DNA from Microbacterium sp. LWS13-1.2:
ACGGAGGTGGAGTCGTCGCCGCAGCGGCACGGCGCGCGACGTCGTCGAAGACGAGGTCGAGGGCACCGCCGTGACGGGCGCCGACCTTGCGGAGTTCGCCCGGCTCGCCGCGGCGGGCGACGTGCGTCCGGTGATCGACCGCGTGTACCCGCTCGATCGGATCCGCGAGGCGCATGCCTACGTCGACAGCGGGCGCAAGCGGGGGAGTGTCATCGTCACTCTGGCGGATCCCTCGTGAGGCCCCGTGGCCCGCGCGTCGCCCTGCGTGCAGTTCGCGGGCCACTCAGCGTTCAGCGTCCGAGGGTGTAGTCGGCGACGACGGGGGAGTGATCGCTCCAGCGGGTGTCCCACGACGGCGCCCGCACGACGCGGTAGTCGACCACCCGGTCGCCGAGCTCGGGCGTTGCGAGGTGGTAGTCGATCCGCCAGCCGGCGTCGTTGTCGAACGCGCGCCCGCGCATCGACCACCAGGTGTACGGGCCGTCGACGTCGCCGTGGAAGCGGCGACCGATGTCGACCCAGCCGAGTCCCTGGCCCCGAGAGCCGTCGGCACCGGTCACCTCGGTGCCCTCCTCACCGAAGAAGCGGTCGAAGTACGCACGCTCGCGGGGGAGGAAGCCGGCCTTCTTGACGTTGCCCTTCCAGTTGCGGATGTCGAGCTCGCGGTGGCCGACGTTGAGGTCGCCCATCACGAGCGCCAGCGGCGACGCGGTCCTTAACTGCGGCATCCGCCTCTCCATCGCGTCGAGGAAGGCCCACTTCGCATCCTGCTTCGGGGTCTCGGCCTCGCCGGTGTGCACGTAGGCGCTGACCACGATGAGCCGCTCGCCCTCGATGTCGAAGTCGGCCTCGATCCAGCGGCCCGCGCTGTCGAGCACCTCGGCGGCGTCGTCGGCGGCCGCGCCGAGAACCCGTCGCACCTCGATCGAGGGGACGCGGCTGGCCACCGCCACACCGGCACGACCCTTGGACAGTGCCTCGTCGTTGACGATCTCCCATCCCGGGAGGGCCGCACGCAGTTCCTCTTCGGTCGCCCGCACCTCTTGCAGCGCCATCACGTCGATGTCGGCGGCATCGAGCCAGTCGATCATGCCCTTGCGTGTGGCGGCGCGGATTCCATTGACGTTGACAGAGGCGATGCGAACACGGCGAGACACGACGGCAAGACTATCCGGCACCGCCGACACTCACTCGAACAGGCTGCCGGCCTTCTTCTTCGGAGCGGGCGGGGCGGCCGCCTCGACCTGGGACAGCTCCTGCTCTGCGTCCTTCAGTGCGCGGTCGGCCGCCCATCGCCGATACCAGGGGGCCGTGTCGCGCGACTCCTGCGCGGTGCGCAGCCGCACCCGCGCCGCCACCAGCAGCGCCGCGTGTTCGGCGGCGAGGCGCTCAGCCTCGGTCTGGGGAAGCAGCGGGATCTCCTCGTCCTCCGCCGCGACGGCGATCCACGCCGCGGCGACCAGCATGATGATGCCGATGATGCGGAACCAGAGCAGGAGGCCGACGAAGATCGCGAAGGTCGCCAGCAGGGCGTTCGTGGGTGTGTAGATGAACAGCCAGCCCGTGAAGAGCTGCAGCACGGTGATCGCTCCGCCGCCGAGGAGCGCCCCGGGCCAGATCCGGCGCCACGGCAGCTTCGTGCCGGTGAGGAAGCGGATGAGCCCTCCGAGAGCCGCGCTGTAGATCACGAAGGAGATGACGATCGTGCCGATGCTCGCGGTCGCGCCGATCCAGCTGGACGCGTTGCTCCAGCCGAAGAACCCGAACGCCCAGTTGAGTGCCCAGGTGCCGATCGACGTGGCGGCGAAACCGACGACCAGGGCGAGTGCGAACATGCCGGCGCCCACCAGATCGCGCGCCTTGAGATAGATGTAGCTGCGGAGGTCGGGCGGCAGCCCGAAGATGTCGCGCACGGCGCGACGGGCGAAGGTCACGAACCCGATGGCGGTCCAGATGAGGGTGCCGAGGGCGATGATGCCCGTGATGCCGAGGACACCGGCGCTGCTCGTGGCGATCTCGGTCACCTGATCGGGGGTGAAGAGCCCGCCTTCGTCGGCTATGAGCCCGGGGATGTACAGGTTGATCAGGTCGATGAGTCCCGACACCGCCTCCGCGCTGCCGCCGAGCCAGAGCCCGGTGATCGCGAATGCGACGTAGATGGCGGCGAAGGTCGCGAAAAGCGCCTGGTAGCTGACGCCCGCCGCGAGCAGGAATCCGTTGTGCTGGAGGAAGTGGCGCCACACCCGCACCGGGA
This window harbors:
- a CDS encoding exodeoxyribonuclease III yields the protein MSRRVRIASVNVNGIRAATRKGMIDWLDAADIDVMALQEVRATEEELRAALPGWEIVNDEALSKGRAGVAVASRVPSIEVRRVLGAAADDAAEVLDSAGRWIEADFDIEGERLIVVSAYVHTGEAETPKQDAKWAFLDAMERRMPQLRTASPLALVMGDLNVGHRELDIRNWKGNVKKAGFLPRERAYFDRFFGEEGTEVTGADGSRGQGLGWVDIGRRFHGDVDGPYTWWSMRGRAFDNDAGWRIDYHLATPELGDRVVDYRVVRAPSWDTRWSDHSPVVADYTLGR
- a CDS encoding YihY/virulence factor BrkB family protein, translated to MSQRDDARRQDRARAQEHDEARDQADAAQREEESLRARWEATQENLRERFDQPLSRATALTQRTMAWFPVRVWRHFLQHNGFLLAAGVSYQALFATFAAIYVAFAITGLWLGGSAEAVSGLIDLINLYIPGLIADEGGLFTPDQVTEIATSSAGVLGITGIIALGTLIWTAIGFVTFARRAVRDIFGLPPDLRSYIYLKARDLVGAGMFALALVVGFAATSIGTWALNWAFGFFGWSNASSWIGATASIGTIVISFVIYSAALGGLIRFLTGTKLPWRRIWPGALLGGGAITVLQLFTGWLFIYTPTNALLATFAIFVGLLLWFRIIGIIMLVAAAWIAVAAEDEEIPLLPQTEAERLAAEHAALLVAARVRLRTAQESRDTAPWYRRWAADRALKDAEQELSQVEAAAPPAPKKKAGSLFE
- a CDS encoding zinc-binding dehydrogenase — protein: MIQEHLAGSEDARTQVLAPRRRRWSRRRSGTARDVVEDEVEGTAVTGADLAEFARLAAAGDVRPVIDRVYPLDRIREAHAYVDSGRKRGSVIVTLADPS